In Arachis hypogaea cultivar Tifrunner chromosome 2, arahy.Tifrunner.gnm2.J5K5, whole genome shotgun sequence, a genomic segment contains:
- the LOC112741774 gene encoding uncharacterized protein translates to MGDSSCLVSLSMENHHPSTLLSMDSSASSHEELDLEMNRQIILSRPPDINLPLSAERSPPPPSWNSDPCDILDVSLGTQGYETESFLNVPKAAAAGRKCAKRVDSIWGAWFFFSFYFKPSLNDKSKAKIVRDSNGVSGFDKSDLKLDVFMVQHDMENMYMWVFKERPENALGKMQLRSFMNGHSRQGERPFPFSVDKGFVRSHRMQRKHYRGLSNPQCVHGIEVVPSPNLMALDEEDRKRWMELTGRDLNFTIPPEASDFSSWRNLPNTDFELERPPAPIKGAPNSHPKKLLNGSGLNLSTHLSNHSNGDGLDLSPVSSKKRKDFFPHANDEECYLAVNPPAERIPDIEMHPPNEPNWLNDFTGVIKSVYGPVTAAKTIYEDDQGYLIIISLPFVDLPSVKVSWRNTLTHGIIKVSCLSTSRKPFIKRHDRTFKLTDPSSEHCPPGEFVREIPLSTRIPEDANIEAYYDGPGSALEIMVPKHRVGPEEHEVRVCLRPHLGGNDLMLT, encoded by the coding sequence ATGGGCGATTCTTCTTGTCTCGTTTCTTTGTCAATGGAGAATCACCACCCCTCAACGCTCTTGTCAATGGACTCAAGTGCATCTTCTCACGAGGAACTCGATTTGGAGATGAATCGCCAAATCATACTCTCACGCCCGCCGGATATCAACCTGCCCCTCTCCGCCGAGCGCAGCCCACCCCCACCCTCATGGAACTCTGATCCCTGCGATATCTTGGATGTCAGTCTTGGCACGCAAGGGTACGAGACAGAGAGCTTTCTTAATGTGCCCAAAGCTGCAGCAGCCGGAAGGAAGTGTGCTAAGCGAGTCGACAGCATATGGGGTGCTTGGTTCTTCTTCAGTTTTTACTTTAAGCCCTCTTTGAATGATAAGTCTAAGGCCAAGATTGTCAGGGATAGCAATGGTGTTTCAGGGTTTGACAAGTCTGATCTCAAGCTTGATGTTTTCATGGTTCAGCATGACATGGAGAATATGTACATGTGGGTGTTCAAGGAGAGGCCCGAGAATGCGCTAGGTAAAATGCAGCTGAGGAGTTTCATGAATGGGCATTCTCGCCAAGGGGAGCGCCCATTCCCGTTCAGTGTTGACAAGGGTTTCGTGCGGTCTCACAGGATGCAGAGGAAGCATTATAGAGGGCTTTCTAACCCTCAGTGTGTTCATGGCATTGAGGTTGTTCCGTCCCCCAATCTGATGGCCCTTGATGAGGAGGATCGGAAGAGATGGATGGAACTCACTGGACGAGATTTGAACTTCACAATCCCACCTGAAGCAAGCGATTTCAGTTCATGGAGGAATCTTCCCAACACAGACTTTGAGCTTGAGAGGCCGCCTGCCCCAATCAAGGGTGCTCCAAATTCACACCCTAAGAAACTGCTCAATGGATCTGGACTGAATTTGTCAACTCATTTGTCTAACCACAGTAATGGAGATGGATTGGACCTATCTCCGGTCAGCAGCAAAAAGAGGAAGGACTTCTTCCCACATGCAAATGATGAAGAATGCTACTTGGCTGTTAATCCTCCAGCTGAACGGATTCCAGATATAGAGATGCACCCCCCAAACGAGCCAAACTGGTTGAATGACTTTACTGGGGTGATAAAGAGTGTCTATGGACCTGTTACTGCTGCAAAAACGATCTATGAAGATGATCAAGGCTATTTAATTATCATAAGCTTGCCCTTTGTAGATCTTCCAAGTGTGAAAGTTTCTTGGAGGAACACTCTGACTCATGGCATCATAAAGGTTTCTTGTTTGAGCACATCGCGAAAACCGTTCATTAAGAGGCATGACAGGACATTCAAGCTCACAGATCCATCATCGGAGCACTGTCCTCCCGGTGAGTTCGTCCGTGAGATCCCTCTTTCGACGAGAATCCCTGAAGATGCCAACATTGAAGCATACTATGATGGGCCAGGTTCAGCACTTGAGATCATGGTGCCAAAGCATCGGGTAGGACCTGAAGAGCATGAAGTCCGGGTTTGCCTACGCCCTCATCTGGGAGGGAATGATCTTATGTTAACTTGA